CTCGATTAGGCTGTCTTCTATGTGCTGTGCTGGGAGTTGCGTACCCACACGTGGCGCGGATGGGCCGAAGAGTATATTTGCACCGTCTTTCGCCCAGTCGTAGTAGAAATACGCTCCGGTCAAAATCATCAGAATGAGCGGAATCAGCGCCCAGAAACCAAAAACGTTGTGCCAATTAAAATCACGCGCCTTGCCTTTAGCACCGCGCTTGAGCATCATCACAGCACGAAAGGCCTTCCAACGCCACACGCGTGGGAACCACAGGTACAAGCCACTCAGACAAAGAAAGAGAAAGCCGAGGTTGGCGACATTGGTGATCATACGCCCGGTATCACGCGAGTCCCCCTGCAACACCAACCAACGGTGCAGTTCGAAATTAAAAAAGAAAAAATCGCGCAGTCCCTGTGCTTCGCTTTGCCAAATCTCTCCCGTATAAGGATTGAGATAGCGAAAGTCACGTCGTCCCATATTCAAGCGCCAGGCAGTGCTCGGCTCGAAGGCAATCACGATCTGCGAAAACGTCGCATCCGGCTCGACCTCTTGGGCCATACGCACCAACTCGTCGATCGCTTTGCGCTCTGTTCCGGCAGCAAGCTCCAGAGTGACCGAGTCTTTTTCAACTGCAGCGATAAAGTCATCCTCAAAAGCGAGCACGGCCCCGGTCAGGCAAAGTAATGCGATCATAAACCCGACTGCCACACCGACACAGAGATGCACCCAAAAAATTATTTTACGAAAGCGTTTCATAAAAAATGAAATGAACAAAAAACAAAAAGCGCTTACACCGCATCGCAGTGTAAGCGCAAAACTTGCGAATCGTATAAATTACCTAAAATTTGTAGGAAAGACTCAATGCTAATTCACGGCCACTCGCGGCATATCCGCTAGTATAAGCAAAGGTGGCCTGATCATAATAATATTTATCGAATACGTTGCTCAGAGTCAGGTTTACAGTCAGTGCATCCAAGGACTTGGGCGTCCAACGCAGGTAGGCATCATGCACTGTATACGAGCTCTTTTCGCGCAGCGCACGTGCGGTGTCCGAGTCAATGGCTTCGACATAACTAACATACCAACCAGTGATGAGGTTCAATTCCTCAAAGACGTATTCCAAGTTACCAAACCAAGTGCGTCCGGTGTTAGTGCCGACTAGGCTATACTCTTCATCGCTGGAACCATCGTAGTATGTCATTTCCGGATCGCTCTCAGTCACACCGAGCTCAACGTTAAGAGCACCGAACTGTGCCCCAGCCATAATTTCATAACCGGTTGTTTCAAAATCGCCGACATTAGTGCGCAGCCCGGTGCCACGGTCATAGCCAGGATTGATCACGTCGTCGACTTCCAACTGGAAGATGTTCGCGGCGATGTAGTAATTCTTAATCGTGTACTCGAAACCAAGCTCTAGGTTCGTCGATCGCTCCGCCTTCATATCAGGGTCTTGCGTGACTGTATCGAAATAGGCTTGAGTCGGATAGGCGCCGCGCAATGCCTCTGCATAGGTGGCATGAATCTCCAAGCCCTCGGTGGGGCGCACAATAATCGTGCCATTGGGACTGAAGCCTGAATTATCGACATCCACGCCACCACGCTCATCCAAGGTATAGCGATCGAAACGCCCCCCGGCAGAAAGCGTCACAAACTCAGAAACATCCCAGTCGCCCTGAGCGTAGAGCCCCAGCACGTCGCCGGCGTCGTCCCCGGCAGTGGTCTTATCAGTTTCGTAGGTATCTTCACGGTAGTCGACTCCATAAGTCACTTTGGCAGCTTCCTTGAAGAGGCTGGTATTACGCAGATCAAAACCGATACTGGTAATAGAAGTCTCCGTGGTGGCATCCTGAAGGCTACGCTCCGTCCAATACGCATTGGTTTCCACATTCACCCAGTCATTATTAGCAGGGTTGATATCGTAGTGAACAGTCGCTGTGTTACGCTCTTTATAGCTCGTGCCATCCGCACTCACGGCAGGGGCAATGTTCATACGAGCTGCGCCGATACTTTGATCTTCGAGATATTCGTAACTCACACTGAGGCTCTGCGCTTCGGTCAGATTACCGGAAACTTTGAAAAAAGCGCTGGTGCGCTGGTATTCGGTATCAATCACTTCATTGCCATCGCCATCCTCGTAGTTTCCCACGTCGGAGTATCCCAGCGATGCGATATAGCTCCAGTCTTCATTGATCAAACCATAGCCAGTCGCACTGGTTTTATAGCCACCGTCGCCACTGGAATAGTAAGTTCCCTTCAACAAGGCGCCGACAGTCGCACCGTCCTCCAGCAGATCAAAGCCATCCTTGGTTTCATATGCAATAGCACCCCCCAGTGCACCTGCGCCACTCAGCGCGTTTCCAGTGCCCGCACTCACTTTAACGGATTTTAGAAGCTCTGGCTCGATGCTACCACCAGTGCCAGCATGGTAAAAAATCGCTCCGACCTGAGGTGCACCATCGACGGTGACATTAGCCGTCGTGCTCTGTAAGCCACGAATAAAAATATCCTGCGTCTGTGGACGACCACCCGCAGCATTGACGCTAATGCTTGACCTGAAAATATCCTCTAAGTCAGTAGCGGACCAGCGCTCCAACTCCTCGGATGTGACCGTGTTGGAGTCTGCCAAAGTATGATCTACCTGAGCCGCTTCGTTCGCTGTGAGCGTCGCTTCATTCAGCTCAGCAACTGCATTAGCAGACAGCTCGTCTGCATGTGAAGACGTGCAAGCGCCCACAAGAAGTAAGATGCCAGGCAAAGCAAAGCGTTTAGTAATTTGATTGGTATTTTGCATGTTGTTTGATGAAAAACGGCCAGCATAGCAAAACCACCACTGCCATTTCTACCCGCAGACGGAGTAAAAAAGCCCGAAAACGAAATTGAGCCATTCACGCACTTCGGCGGTGAAGACACTGATACGCCTTGGGCAATAGGCCATGCCGCTCCTTAAATGCGCGCGCAAAATGACTCGCGTTGGTATAGCCCACCTCATTGGCCACCTGAATCACACTCAAACGATCCTCCTTCAACAAACTGGCAGCAAAGTCCATACGTAGCTCACGTAAATACCCAAAAGTAGTCTTACCATGGATACGTTTAAAGGAAGATTTCAGCTTATGTTCATTCAAGCCGGACAGCTGACACAATTCAGCCATCGAATACTCGTATCCGGGATCATGCCGCATGTGCTCACACAACAGCTGTATCGCGTCGCGATCAGCTGCATTTAAAGCAGATTCGCCAGCACTATCCAAGGACTCAACATGACTCAAAAGCTCAGAGATCCATGTCAAAGTGTTGGCTTCGATCCGCAGACGCCGCCTTAAACCACTGCCTTCGCGAGACGCTACAAGTCGGGCCAAATTAAAAGTAGCCGCATCCATTTGCCCACCCGCAAAATCTATACGCGCCCCAGAGCTGGTATAACGCCGCAATTGCTCACTCACTTTACCTTGAGGGCTCAACTCAGACAACTGGCTCGCCATCACGCGGGAACAAATACAAAGCCCCAAAACGACGCCATCCGTAGCCGTGCGATCCAAGGAAAACTCACGACGCGGCATCGTAAACCACTGCCCCGCTTCCACTTTCTCCACAAGCCCCGCAGAAGTACTCCACTTCGCCCAGCCCTGCGTGACAAAGCCCATCACTAAATACTCTTGCCCTAAATCGATATGACAGGGATTCGGACCATCTAGGCGACACTCCACATCAATATAGCCCAATCCCTCTCTCAACTGAAACCATTCCGCATGCCCGCAAACTCCCTGACCTGCCCAATCCCAGCGGCTTGGCGGTAAAAATGGACAAGCAGGCGCCGAAGCACTCAGTGCCCCACTCAAACGAAGTCCTGGTCGCGTGTCCTGCATGAGTTTACCAGCCATACTGCCCCCCATAGACACGAAGGTCTAATCGGCTAGAAGCGAAGCAGGAAATTATGATCGATTGCTGCACAGGATGTGAGAAAGTTGAAAATCAGTTAGATAGAAATAAGATACGCCGACTCCGACGCATCTACACCGATGAATGGGTATGCACGATTGAACTGCCGTCAAGTGATAATGAGACTCCGTATCACCCGAGTCATATAATCCCCTGCAGTAAACAGAGCGGCAACCACAAAGCTAAAGCTTCAATTCCAATTGATCATTTTTTGAAAGCGACCAGGCAGCATAGCCCCGACTACGAAGCGTAGCCGCAAATGCCTGCTCGTAACCATGCGTGGTATAAACCGCTTGCGGTGCCACAGTATCTACAAACTGCAGCAAGCCCGGATAATCTGCGTGATCGGACAGCGGAATCACCTCGTCGACCCCATAGCGATACTTAGCAGAACCATCCATTCCCCAACCACTGACCATCGCTACCTGGCAGTTCTTACGCGGTAATAGTCGGAGCACCGCGGGTGGCATCACGACGATACATTCACTCATATTGAGAAAGTCCAGCGGCCGTGTCTGTGGCATCGAAACCCCAAAACTGGCATACACTTGATTCAATGGCGCAATACTCTTATGCACCATCAACGTCTGAGAGCGCTCCTCCAAAACCTTCAATAGCTCCTGCGCCTTGCCAAGGCTATAGGCCAAAAAGACAGGGACCTTGGCAGCTTCGATCGCGCGATCGCAGAAACGATGCACACTCTGACAAGTCTGCTCAAATTCTGGAAAGACATACTCAGCACGCCCAAAGGTAGTTTCCATTACCAGAGTGTCGGCATGTGGAATCTGAATCACTTCTGTCGCAAGCCCGGAGCGCATTTTAAAATCTCCCGTATAAAGAAAAGACTCTCCAGTATCCAGCCGAACATGCGCCATCGCCGAGCCTAACACATGCCCAGCGGGATAGAAGCGCAATCGATAGCCAGGGCCCAAATACACCTCACCATATGGCAACGCCCTGCCCCGATCCGCCATAGCATTGCCATGACGCACACGGATCAATGCGATCGTCTCGGGCGTAGCCAAATAACAATCGTGATTAGCAACATGATCCGCATGTGCATGCGAAACCACGGCAAAGGGCTTACGCTTACGTGGATCGAACCATAACTGACACTTCGGCAGTAACAGTCCACCTCGATAGATTGGCTTTATCATACAAACAAGTTTAACGGACTAGAGACAAATTCCGAGTGAATCCCATCTTTTAAAAAAATTACTTTTGACCGTTGAATTGAGAACAACATAGCTTGTCAAAATATGGAACCCGCAATGCAACCTAGCGTATCAAGAAAAACCCCACACCCACGACTGGAACACAGCCCTATACCAAGCTGGGTACGCACGTATGAGTCCTCCCTCCAGACTTGTAGACGCGATGGTGAACCCATTACACGCTTACTACTGGATATACAGCATGATACCGAGACAAAGTCCTCATACATCCACCTACAGCAACGCCTGGAAAACAAACAAGCCGTGCAAGAGCTGGCACAGTGGCGCATAAACTTCGATCCCAACAGTCAAAAAATACAGCTCCACCACATTCGAGTGATCCGAGATGGCGTGGCACGCGAATACTCAGATCCGGAGAACGTACGTATTATACAACGTGAAGAAGATTTGGAATCTTACATCCTACACGGCCAAGTCACTTTACTTGTAGTGCTCGAAGACATACGAATCGGTGACGTGATTGATACATGCTACACCCAAATCAATCAGCCACAGATACTACCCAATCACTTTTCAAACCTTCAGTCTCCGCCGGATGCCCTACGCACCGGCGACTACCATCTATCCGTGCGCTTCCCGAAGCAAACGCCAATGCAATGGCAGTCTGCAAACCCTGAAAACGCTCCTAAAATTTCCGAGGAAGCATCACATATTTTATGGGAATGGGAAGAACAAGACATCGATCCAGAATCCGCTGAAAGCAACATCCCGAACTGGCAGTTGCCAGAAAATTGGATTCACCTGTCCGACATGCAGAAATGGTCTGAAATGGCGATGGCCGCCCACGAAGCTTGGCCTAACGTTAGCGATTTTCAACTGCCCGCAGCCTTGGAGTCTATGGTTGATCCAAACGATCAAAAAAAGACCGCAGAAGCCCTCATCCGTTATGTTCAAGACGAGTTCCGCTACCTAAGCGTCAAAACAAATCTAGGCGGGCAAATTCCCAATTCACCCCACACAGTCATCGAAAGATGTTACGGTGACTGCAAAGACCTCTCATCGCTATTGACTCACCTACTGCGCAGCCAGTCCATCAAGGCACGCCCGATACTAGTCAATAGCGAGCTTGGTAAAAGCTTACCCGAACTACTCCCCTGCGCGACCTTGTTCAACCATGTGATCGTCGAGTATCAAATCGATGGAGTGCCTTACTGGGTCGATCCGACACTGAGTGATCAGGGTGGCGACGCCACTGGTCGCTACGTTCCACCTTACTACTTCGGCCTCCCCATCCAAGCAAGACCTACGAATCTAGTCGAACAGCCAAGCAATCGTAGCGTCAAAGATCGCTACGAGCTACAAGACACCATCTTACTCGATACGGCCAACAACCTCTCGATCTTACGCGTCACGACTACTGTAACTGGAAAATACGCCGACGATTTTCGCCTGCAGCTTTCCCAAGAAGGGCCAGAAGGTTTTATCAAGAGCTCTGAAGAACGCCAAGTTAATCGCTATCAAACAGAATGCGCCGTTGAGCCCGTCAAATATATGGACAACCGGGCACTCAACGAGTGGCGAATGGTCGAGGTATATAAGATCGATTTTTACAAGAGTATGAGCTTCGATAAACAGTTCTTACAACTGTCCCTACCACGCACCATCCTCATGGCCGCGATCACCGTCCCTGAAGAAGGCGAACGATGCGCCGCCTTTGCAATCCCAGACGATTTAGACGTCACACACATCATCGAGGTGCACTCGAAGGCAAATGGACGCCAACGGAGCCAGAAAAAGACCTTCGAGCTCCCCGGGATAGAAGCCAGCGTCGAAGGACTCTTCAAAAGCGGTGCTTGGACTAAAACGATTCGCCTGAAGACATCGACCGACCACATCCCCGCCGAGCAAGTAGCCAGCTTCCGTAATCTACTATTTGACCTCTGGCAACATGCTTCTTGGGTCATCACCGCACCACGTGGACTCGTTCGCCTGCACCGCCCCGCCGACTTCGGACAACTGATGCCCCGCAAGGCCGCTTCGCAAAAAAATTCCTCACCAGCAGCAGCCCCAAGCAAACAAGTACGAAGGAGGTCCAGGTCACGCACACAACGCCTGGCTTCGCACCCAGAGGAAATCAAGAAACGCGAGCAAGGTGCTGCGACAAAAAAAAGCCATTCCGACAAGCGAAATGGCTTTTTAAAATGGCTTATCTTCAGGAAAAAGTAAAATCCCCTAAAGAAGCTCCACCTCAGGCGACTTAGATGTGGATCGCTTCGCCGAAAACGGCGGCGGCAGCCTCCATCATCGCCTCACTGAGCGTGGGGTGAGCATGAATGGTATTGTGGATTTCCTCGGCTGTAGCCTCGAGTTTCATCCCCAAGCCATACTCCGCGATCATCTCGGTAGCGTCAGAACCCACGATGTGTGCGCCCAGGATTTCGCCGTATTTCGGATCCACCAACATCTTAACAAAGCCTTCCGGCTGATTGGAGGCGACCGCTTTACCGGATGCTTGGAATGGGAACTTGCCCACCTTATATTCAATTCCCTCTTCCTTGAGCTTCTTCTCAGTCTTACCAATCGAAGCCACTTGAGGTAGGCAGTAAGTGCAGCCGGGGAACTCCTTGACCCGCTCGGGTTTGCCATGGCCAAACATGCCATTCACTGCCTGGACCGCTTCAAAGGTCGCAACGTGTGCCAACCAAGGGGGCCCAATAATATCACCAGCCGCATAAATGCCCTTAACTGAGGACTCGTAATTGTCATCCACCTTGACGTAACCGCGATCAAGCGCGAGCTTGGTGCGTGGCGAGAAGAGCCCTTCAGTGTTAGCCACAACACCAATCGCCAAAAGAATGGAATCAGCTGTGATGCTCTCGGTCTGGTCCCCCTTAACGAGATCCATTTTAACGTTCTTCGCACTCACTTGGATATTCTCCACCGCAGTCGATACCCGGCAGTCGATACCACTCTGCTTGAAAGACCGCTCGACGACAGCCGCCGTTTCATGATCTTCAACCGGCAGCACCTGATCCAGCATCTCGACCAATGTCACTTTAGTCCCGAAAGCATTTAAAAAGTAAGCAAACTCGGCACCGATTGCACCCGCACCTACAATCACAATGGACTTCGGCTGTGTCTTCATCTCCAGCGCTTGACGCGAGGTCATCACACGTTCCCCGTCAACTTCAAGATCCGGCAGGCGACGTGGCTTACATCCCGTCGCAATCAGAGTCTTCTCCGTGGAAAGAATCTTCCCCTTATCTTTACCTGCAGTGACTTCCACCATGCCAGGCACATTGATCGTGCCAGTGCCGATGATGTGGTCCACTTTGTTCTTTTTGAACAGGAAGCCAATTCCCTTCGCCATCGTCTCCGACACATTGCGCGAACGACCGATGATCTTAGAAAAATCATAATCGACGCCCTTGACAGTAATGCCCAGGTCTTCGCTGTGCTGAATCTTATTATACAGCTCAGCGCTTTTAAGCAGCGCCTTAGAGGGGATACAACCCCAGTTCAAACAAGTGCCGCCTGGGCGCTCTTGCTCCACGCAGGCAACTTTCTTGCCAAGTTGGCCGGCACGAATAGCTGCAGCGTAGCCCGCAGGGCCACCGCCGATGACGACGAGATCGTATTTTGTAGTCGATGACATAGGCTAGATTAAAAGCGCCAAGTTTGGCTCTGAGTCAATTCTTATCAAAATGGCGAATTTCCTATCGTGACTAACTCAACGCACAAAAGGTTCCAATAGTGGTTCCAATAGTCCCATGACCATCATAGAATCCTGCCCTACCAGCCTGGTTGATTCCTGTAGCGGTCCAGACGTCTGGCAGTTCAACCGACTAGATATCGATGACATCATCGTCCTGCAACGGCTTTTGACGATGTGGCTGTCGACTCGCAGTCGGCTCACTGGGGCGATTGCCAGCACTACGGGTGGTACGCACTTGCACGCGACTATTTCCAAAGAACATATTCGCCGCAAAACCTGTCAAACTCACGACAAAAGCACCCGCTAATGCATATGCAAATGAGTCCACATCAAAGCCATCCACTAAGTTGCCAACCAGCAAAAACAAGAGTGCGTTGATCAACCAAATACCAAGGCCAAAGGTCATAATGATAAATGGTAATGCAAACAACATGAGCAAGGGCTTAAGAAAGACATTGCACAAACTCAGTAACAGCACAGCCACAACTAAAGCACTGCTATCGCTATAATGAATCCCTGCAAACACATGCGAGGCAATGAGTACGCCAAGTGCGATCAGCAGCCAGCTTTTAAAAATTCGTTTTATGTCCATAATCTAAGAATCCCCGTCTACAGTGGGGTCGACCTCCACGTCCATGCTAGGTGAGTAGCGAAAGTTATAAGAAACAGGCTCTGCACCCTCATCAGCCGGAAACACCAAAATAACATTATATAAATGCGGCGGTGTCATAATCCCCGCAGCCCCCAAACCACCGCCCGTGGGCAAAAGACTGAGTCGGTGATAGGCTCGTCCACGCACAGATCCCGTAAAACGAACCGTGGCCGTTTCCGATTCGGGCTCTGCGATCAGCCCGTTCCCATCAATCCAATAGATGCGCAAGCGATTATCAACGATCCGGAAGTTTATACGCGGCTCATCCTCCCCGCGTTCGATATAATACCCCTGTTCGGAAACCAGATCACCTACCTCATAAGGCGCTTCAGCCACTTCCGTGGGAATCTCCACGCCTTCGTTTTGTGCACCAAGGGGCACAGAAATAAATAAAGCGAGCAGCAAGAGAGGGAAGAATTTCATGATTTCAATATGCGCAGGTAGCCGCGAAGATCAATCACCACTCGCCGACTCTCGGGCTTGAATTTCGGATTTAAGTTTTTTTAGCTGCGCCACGCGTTGGGCCGTTGCAGCTTCTGCGCCAGCTTGACCAGGCACGTAAAAAGTCATAGGCTGCAGCATGTAATCCTGCCCGGACACCCCATGCGGATAATCGTGACTATAGCGGTAATCTGCCCCGTGGCCCATGGCTTTATTTGTTTTGGTATGTGCGTCTCGCAGCCATAAAGGCACTGCCTGTACCGCTTGCTCTCGGAGACTTTTCTTCACAGCCCCAATGGCACGTGTGACAGAATTACTCTTAGGAGAGGTCGCCAAATAGAGCACTGCATGCGCCAAGGCATATTCACACTCAGGCATACCCACTTTTTCACAAGCCTCGAAAGCGGCCACGGCTACAGTGAGTGCATGTGAATTTGCCAGTCCGACATCTTCAGACGCCAATATCGTGAGCCGCCTGGCAATAAAGCGCGGATCTTCGCCGCCCTGAAGCATCTTAAAAGTCCAATAAAGTGCAGCGTCCGGATCTGAACCACGAATGCTCTTAATCATCGCGGATACATGATCGTAGTGCTCATCCTCATCACGATCATAGCGAATCTGCCGCTCTCGGGCAAAAACTTCAACCGCATCTGCATCCAAATGCGCCCCCAGCGGTTGGCTTAGCACCAAGGTCTCTAAAGCATTGAGCGCACGTCGCAAGTCACCTCCTGAAAACTCGGCAACTGCCTTAAACACGACGGCATCGGCCGTGCAGCGAAAATTGCCAAGTCCCCGCTCAGCATCGCCTAAAGCATGCGCCAAAACCGTAGTGATTGCCTCCGTATTGACAGGCTCTAAGCGAAAAAGATGACTGCGACTCAACAAGGGTGCATTTACATAAAAGCCCGGATTGTGAGTCGTCGCCCCAATTAAGCGTATATTCCCCGCCTCCACATCAGGCAAAAGCAGGTCTTGCTGTGATTTATTAAAACGGTGGATCTCATCGATAAAAAGAATCGTATTCTTAGAAGGTTCGTAGCGCGCCATGCGCAAAATATCACGCATCTCAGCCACATTAGA
The nucleotide sequence above comes from Coraliomargarita algicola. Encoded proteins:
- a CDS encoding PepSY-associated TM helix domain-containing protein, with amino-acid sequence MKRFRKIIFWVHLCVGVAVGFMIALLCLTGAVLAFEDDFIAAVEKDSVTLELAAGTERKAIDELVRMAQEVEPDATFSQIVIAFEPSTAWRLNMGRRDFRYLNPYTGEIWQSEAQGLRDFFFFNFELHRWLVLQGDSRDTGRMITNVANLGFLFLCLSGLYLWFPRVWRWKAFRAVMMLKRGAKGKARDFNWHNVFGFWALIPLILMILTGAYFYYDWAKDGANILFGPSAPRVGTQLPAQHIEDSLIEGETLSMEARFDVASAWSEDWEEITMPIASSATLGPRGAGQGAGRGAGSGRGPGQGQGGGSGGQGAGDGSGPGGAIGAGTGPGAAQGGGRRGPSVDPALVLVQEAGQWFPFNRPSELLVDLYTGVIAAQRQPSDLSFREKLHSSLRYIHTGEAGLLPGKIIAFLGCIAGLILVYSGFALSYRRLMSSRRKKKAS
- a CDS encoding AraC family transcriptional regulator yields the protein MAGKLMQDTRPGLRLSGALSASAPACPFLPPSRWDWAGQGVCGHAEWFQLREGLGYIDVECRLDGPNPCHIDLGQEYLVMGFVTQGWAKWSTSAGLVEKVEAGQWFTMPRREFSLDRTATDGVVLGLCICSRVMASQLSELSPQGKVSEQLRRYTSSGARIDFAGGQMDAATFNLARLVASREGSGLRRRLRIEANTLTWISELLSHVESLDSAGESALNAADRDAIQLLCEHMRHDPGYEYSMAELCQLSGLNEHKLKSSFKRIHGKTTFGYLRELRMDFAASLLKEDRLSVIQVANEVGYTNASHFARAFKERHGLLPKAYQCLHRRSA
- a CDS encoding MBL fold metallo-hydrolase RNA specificity domain-containing protein; protein product: MIKPIYRGGLLLPKCQLWFDPRKRKPFAVVSHAHADHVANHDCYLATPETIALIRVRHGNAMADRGRALPYGEVYLGPGYRLRFYPAGHVLGSAMAHVRLDTGESFLYTGDFKMRSGLATEVIQIPHADTLVMETTFGRAEYVFPEFEQTCQSVHRFCDRAIEAAKVPVFLAYSLGKAQELLKVLEERSQTLMVHKSIAPLNQVYASFGVSMPQTRPLDFLNMSECIVVMPPAVLRLLPRKNCQVAMVSGWGMDGSAKYRYGVDEVIPLSDHADYPGLLQFVDTVAPQAVYTTHGYEQAFAATLRSRGYAAWSLSKNDQLELKL
- a CDS encoding phage holin family protein, with protein sequence MDIKRIFKSWLLIALGVLIASHVFAGIHYSDSSALVVAVLLLSLCNVFLKPLLMLFALPFIIMTFGLGIWLINALLFLLVGNLVDGFDVDSFAYALAGAFVVSLTGFAANMFFGNSRVQVRTTRSAGNRPSEPTASRQPHRQKPLQDDDVIDI
- a CDS encoding DUF3857 domain-containing transglutaminase family protein; this translates as MQPSVSRKTPHPRLEHSPIPSWVRTYESSLQTCRRDGEPITRLLLDIQHDTETKSSYIHLQQRLENKQAVQELAQWRINFDPNSQKIQLHHIRVIRDGVAREYSDPENVRIIQREEDLESYILHGQVTLLVVLEDIRIGDVIDTCYTQINQPQILPNHFSNLQSPPDALRTGDYHLSVRFPKQTPMQWQSANPENAPKISEEASHILWEWEEQDIDPESAESNIPNWQLPENWIHLSDMQKWSEMAMAAHEAWPNVSDFQLPAALESMVDPNDQKKTAEALIRYVQDEFRYLSVKTNLGGQIPNSPHTVIERCYGDCKDLSSLLTHLLRSQSIKARPILVNSELGKSLPELLPCATLFNHVIVEYQIDGVPYWVDPTLSDQGGDATGRYVPPYYFGLPIQARPTNLVEQPSNRSVKDRYELQDTILLDTANNLSILRVTTTVTGKYADDFRLQLSQEGPEGFIKSSEERQVNRYQTECAVEPVKYMDNRALNEWRMVEVYKIDFYKSMSFDKQFLQLSLPRTILMAAITVPEEGERCAAFAIPDDLDVTHIIEVHSKANGRQRSQKKTFELPGIEASVEGLFKSGAWTKTIRLKTSTDHIPAEQVASFRNLLFDLWQHASWVITAPRGLVRLHRPADFGQLMPRKAASQKNSSPAAAPSKQVRRRSRSRTQRLASHPEEIKKREQGAATKKSHSDKRNGFLKWLIFRKK
- a CDS encoding replication-associated recombination protein A is translated as MPIDVDQADIFADSGGRSSEPKHRPLAVRMRPRKLNEVIGQDHVVGEGCLLPRLIQADNFGSLIFYGPPGCGKTSLAEVIAAETQSKFVRINAVLSNVAEMRDILRMARYEPSKNTILFIDEIHRFNKSQQDLLLPDVEAGNIRLIGATTHNPGFYVNAPLLSRSHLFRLEPVNTEAITTVLAHALGDAERGLGNFRCTADAVVFKAVAEFSGGDLRRALNALETLVLSQPLGAHLDADAVEVFARERQIRYDRDEDEHYDHVSAMIKSIRGSDPDAALYWTFKMLQGGEDPRFIARRLTILASEDVGLANSHALTVAVAAFEACEKVGMPECEYALAHAVLYLATSPKSNSVTRAIGAVKKSLREQAVQAVPLWLRDAHTKTNKAMGHGADYRYSHDYPHGVSGQDYMLQPMTFYVPGQAGAEAATAQRVAQLKKLKSEIQARESASGD
- the lpdA gene encoding dihydrolipoyl dehydrogenase; the protein is MSSTTKYDLVVIGGGPAGYAAAIRAGQLGKKVACVEQERPGGTCLNWGCIPSKALLKSAELYNKIQHSEDLGITVKGVDYDFSKIIGRSRNVSETMAKGIGFLFKKNKVDHIIGTGTINVPGMVEVTAGKDKGKILSTEKTLIATGCKPRRLPDLEVDGERVMTSRQALEMKTQPKSIVIVGAGAIGAEFAYFLNAFGTKVTLVEMLDQVLPVEDHETAAVVERSFKQSGIDCRVSTAVENIQVSAKNVKMDLVKGDQTESITADSILLAIGVVANTEGLFSPRTKLALDRGYVKVDDNYESSVKGIYAAGDIIGPPWLAHVATFEAVQAVNGMFGHGKPERVKEFPGCTYCLPQVASIGKTEKKLKEEGIEYKVGKFPFQASGKAVASNQPEGFVKMLVDPKYGEILGAHIVGSDATEMIAEYGLGMKLEATAEEIHNTIHAHPTLSEAMMEAAAAVFGEAIHI
- a CDS encoding TonB-dependent receptor domain-containing protein, translated to MQNTNQITKRFALPGILLLVGACTSSHADELSANAVAELNEATLTANEAAQVDHTLADSNTVTSEELERWSATDLEDIFRSSISVNAAGGRPQTQDIFIRGLQSTTANVTVDGAPQVGAIFYHAGTGGSIEPELLKSVKVSAGTGNALSGAGALGGAIAYETKDGFDLLEDGATVGALLKGTYYSSGDGGYKTSATGYGLINEDWSYIASLGYSDVGNYEDGDGNEVIDTEYQRTSAFFKVSGNLTEAQSLSVSYEYLEDQSIGAARMNIAPAVSADGTSYKERNTATVHYDINPANNDWVNVETNAYWTERSLQDATTETSITSIGFDLRNTSLFKEAAKVTYGVDYREDTYETDKTTAGDDAGDVLGLYAQGDWDVSEFVTLSAGGRFDRYTLDERGGVDVDNSGFSPNGTIIVRPTEGLEIHATYAEALRGAYPTQAYFDTVTQDPDMKAERSTNLELGFEYTIKNYYIAANIFQLEVDDVINPGYDRGTGLRTNVGDFETTGYEIMAGAQFGALNVELGVTESDPEMTYYDGSSDEEYSLVGTNTGRTWFGNLEYVFEELNLITGWYVSYVEAIDSDTARALREKSSYTVHDAYLRWTPKSLDALTVNLTLSNVFDKYYYDQATFAYTSGYAASGRELALSLSYKF